The DNA segment TTGTTGATCACGATGTCGATGCCGCCGAACTGCTCGGCCGTCCTCGTCACCGCCGCTTCGACGGCGTCGTCGTCGCGCACGTCGCCGACGATGGGCAAAGCCCGGCCACCCGCCTCCTCGATGGCTTTCGCCGCGGTGTAGATCGTTCCCGGAAGTTTCGGGTGCGGCTCGGTGGTCTTGGCGATCAGAGCGACGTTGGCGCCATCGCGGGCGGCGCGGATCGCGATGGCCTCGCCGATGCCACGACTGCCGCCGGACATGATGAGGGTCTTCCCCGCCAGGGTCGGCCCGTTCGTCGCTGTGGTCACCGGTCAGCTCCTTCGCGTTCGATGTCGATGAGACCGAGAGGTTCTCGGTCGGTACTCAGTAGGACTTGGGGAGACCGAGGCTGTGCTGCGCCACGAAGTTGAGCACCATCTCCCTGCTCACCGGCGCGATCCGGCCGACCCGCACGGCGCCCAGGAGCGTGCCGAGGCCGTACTCCGAGGCGAGACCGTTGCCACCATGTACCTGGACAGCTTGGTCGACGGCCCGGATGGCGACCTCCGCACCGGCGTACTTGGCCATGTTGGCCGCCTCGCCCGCACCGAAGTCGTCACCGGAATCGTAGAGAGCGGCTGCTTTCTGGGTCATCAGCTTGGCCAGCTCCAACTCGATCTTCACCTGGGCGAGTGGGTGAGCCAAGCCCTGATGGGACCCGATCGGCGCACCGAAGACGCTGCGGTCCTTGGCATAGGCGACGCCCTTCGCGAGCGCGTACCGGGCGATGCCGACCGAAAACGACGCTCCCATGATGCGTTCGGGGTTCAGCCCCGCGAACAGTTGCGCGATGGCGGCGTCCTCGGCGCCGACCAGCGCGTCGGCAGGAAGCCGGACGTCGTCGAGGAACAACCCGAACTGTTTGTCGGCCGACACCAGATCCATCGGGATCTGCTGGTACTCGAAGCCCGGCGTGTCGGTCGGCACGATGAACAGCACCGGCTTCAGCTTGCCGGTCTTGGCGTCGGCGGTCCGCCCGACGACCAGTACCGCGTCGGCTTCGTCGACACCCGAGATGAACACCTTGCGGCCGTTGAGAATCCAGTCCGCTCCGTCCTTGCGGGCGGTCGTGGTGATGCGATGCGAGTTCGAGCCCGCGTCGGGTTCGGTGATGGCGAAGGCCATCCTGACGCTACCCTCGGCGAAACCGGGCAACCAGTGTCGTTTCTGAGCCTCCGTGCCGAACCTGGCGATCACGGTGGCACAGATGGCCGGTGAGACGACCATGAGCAGCATCGGGGTTCCCGCCGCGCAGAACTCCTCGCACACCGCGGCGAGGTCGCCGATGCCCGCGCCCCCTCCCCCGTACTCCTCCGGGACTGAGACGCCGAGATAGCCGAGGCTTCCCGCCTCGTCCCACAACTCGCTGGTGTGCCCTCCTTCCCGCGCCTTCTCGGTGTAGTACTCGTGGCCGTATTTACCGGCGAGGTCGGCAACCGCCTTGCGCAGCGCCTGCCGTTCCTCGGACTCGACGAAGCTCACTACTGTGCCTCCTGTTCGTCGGGGAACTCGCCGCGCGCGCGTACGACGGCGAGCACGGCGCCCTGTTCCACTTGCCGCCCTGCCTCGACAGGCAGTTCCGTGACGACACCATCGGCGGGGGCGGCTACGCGGTGTTCCATCTTCATGGCTTCCAGCCACAACAACGGCGCGCCCGCCTTCACGGTGTCGCCTTTCGTGACGGCCAGCCGCACGACCGTCCCCGGCATGGGAGCCACCAGGGAGCCGGGGGCGAGTTCGGTACCGGGTTCGGTGAATCGAGGGACCGGGGTCAGTGTCACGGTGCCGAGGGGAGAGTCGACGACGACCAGGCCCGGATACCGGCCCACGGTGAACGTCCTGCGGACGCCGCCGTCGGCGAGCACGACAAGGCCGGGTTCGGCGGAGACCAGCTCGATTCCGGTGAGCTCCTCGACCGTCAGCCCGGCTCGGGTGAACCGGTAACGCACGTCGTGCTCGGTTCCCCGCGCGGTGACGTAGGTCTTGTGCTGCGGCGCTGCCGCGAGGTTGCGCCAGCCGCTCGGAAGCCCGCCGAGCACGCGGGCCTCGCGCCGGTTCGCGGCGGCCTCGGCGAGTGCGGCGGCGAGCCCGCAGAGCCGTTCGGCGTGCGCGTCGGCGAGCGGCGTGGCAAGCACGCCGTGCCGCTCGAAGAACCCCGTGTCGGTGTCCCCCGCGAGGAAAGCCGGGTGCCGCACGACGTTGACCAGCAGGTCCCTGTTGGTCGTCACGCCGTGGAGCTGCGCTCTGGCGAGCGCTCCGGCGAGAGCCCGGGCCGCGGCCGTTCTGCTCGGTGCCCACGAGATCACCTTGGCGAGCATGGGATCGTAGTGCGTGCCGATGACGAATCCGTCGGCGACGCCGCTGTCCACCCGGATCCCCGTCCTGCTCACGGGAACGGCGAATTCGATGTCACACGGTATCCGGAATCGGTGCAAGGTCCCGGTTTGTGGCCGCCATTCGCCGGCTGGGTCCTCGGCGTAAAGCCTGGCCTCGATGGCATGGCCTTCGCGCGGTGGCGGTTCTCCTTGCAGGGCCTCGCCTTCGGCGACCCGGAGTTGCAGGTCGACGAGGTCGAGGCCGGTCGTGCACTCGGTGACGGGGTGTTCCACCTGGAGCCGGGTGTTCATTTCGAGAAAGAAGAACTCGCCGGTTTCGGTGGCGAGGAATTCGACGGTTCCGGCACCGACGTAGTCGATGGCTTTCGCGGCGGTACGGGCAGCCGCGAACAGGTTCTCCCTCATCGTCGTGCCGACAAGTGGCGAAGGCGCCTCTTCGATGACCTTCTGATGCCTGCGCTGGATGGAGCATTCGCGTTCACCGAGTGCCCACACCGTTCCGTGGATGTCGGCCATGATCTGCACCTCGATGTGCCTGCCGTGGTCGACGTAACGTTCACAGAAAACGGTGGGGTCACCGAAAGCCGAAGCAGCCTCGGCGCTGGCGCTGTCGACGGCCGAAGGCAGGTCGGCGAGTTCTCGCACCACCCGCATGCCCCTGCCGCCCCCGCCGGAAGACGCCTTGACCAAGACCGGAAGATCCGATTCCGTGACCTGGCCGGGATCCAGTTCGGGCAGAACGGGAACCCCGGCCTCACCGAGCAGCCGTTTGGATTCCACTTTGGAGCCCATGGTCTCGATCGCCTCCGGAGAAGGACCGATCCAGGTCAAGCCCGCTGCGCCGACGGCACGGGCGAAATCCGCGTTCTCGGACAGGAAACCGTATCCGGGGTGTACGGCGTCGGCACCGGCCTGGCGGGCCGCATCGACGATGAGGTCGGCGCGGAGGTAGGTCTCGCCTGGTGTTTCACCCGGCAGGCGCACGGCCGCGTCGGCGGCGGACACGTGTGGAGAGGCGGCATCGGCGTCGGAATAGACGGCGACGGTGCCGATACCGGCGTCCCGGCAGGACCGGAAGACGCGCAGCGCGATCTCCCCGCGATTGGCGACGAGCACGTTTTCGATCATGGGCTCACATCCGGAAGACGCCGAAGCCGGTGCCGTCGAACCGGGCACCTCGGACAGGATTGGTGTGGATGACGGAAAGACACAGGCCGAGGACGGTCCTGGTGTCCCTTGGGTCGATGACACCGTCGTCGTACAGTCGCCCCGACAGGAACATGGGCAGTGATTCGGCCTCCACCTGTGCTTCGACGGCGGCCTTCATGGCGGCGTCGCCGTCCTCGTCGTAGGTCTGTCCCCTGCTCTCGGCGGCGGCTCGCATCACGATGGACAGCACACCGGCGAGCTGCTGGGGTCCCATGACGGCCGACTTGGCGCTCGGCCACGCGAAAAGGAACCGGGGATCGTAGGCTCTCCCGCACATTCCGTAATGACCCGCACCGTAGGAAGCGCCGATGAGCAGCGAGATGTGCGGGACCTTGCTGTTGGAGACGGCGTTGATCATCATCGCGCCATGTTTGATGATGCCGCCCTGTTCGTAGTCCTTTCCCACCATGTAGCCGGTGGTGTTGTGCAAGAAAAGCAGCGGCGTGTCGGTCTGGTTCGCGAGCTGGATGAACTGCGCGGCCTTGTGTGATTCCTCGCTGAACAGAACACCTTGCGCGTTGGCGAGAACACCGACCGGATATCCGTGGACCCTCGCCCATCCGGTGACGAGGCTGTTGCCGTAGAGCGGTTTGAACTCGTCGAACTCGGAACCGTCGACGACCCTGGCGAGCACGTCACGGGGATCGAACGGCACCTTGAGTCCTTCCGGGACGATGCCGAGAAGCTCCTCTTCGTCGTAGCGGGGCTCGGTGACGGATCCGGGCGCGGGACCGTGCTTGCGCCGGTTGAGGCGGTGCACGATGCGCCTTCCGAGCCGGATGGCGTCCCGTTCGTCGACGGCGAGGTAGTCGGCCAGCCCGGAGGTACGCGCGTGCATCGAGGCGCCACCGAGGGATTCGTCGTCGGATTCCTCGCCGGTTGCCATCTTGACCAGCGGTGGTCCGCCGAGGAACACTTTGGACTGTTCCTCGATCATCACGACGTAGTCGGACATGCCGGGAACGTAGGCTCCGCCGGCCGTCGAGTTGCCGAAGACCAGCGCGATGGTGGGGATACCGGCCGCCGACAATTTGGTCAGGTCACGGAAAAGCCGCCCGCCGGGGATGAAGATCTCCTTCTGGGTCGGCAGGTCGGCGCCGCCGGATTCGACGAGGTTGATGACGGGGAGCCGGTTCTCCATGGCGATGTCGGAAGCACGGAAAACCTTGCGGGTCGTCCACGGGTTGCTGGCTCCGCCACGCACGGTGGGATCGTTGCCGATGATCATGCACTCGACGCCTTCGACGACGCCGATGCCGGTGACGACGCTTGCCCCCACCTGGAAGTCACTGCCCCAGCCGGCGAGCGGGGACAGTTCGAGAAACGGCGCGTCCTCGTCGAGTAGCAGTTCGATGCGTTCTCTCACCAGCAGCTTGCCGCGCTCGCGGTGCCGGTTCACGTACTTCTCCCCGCCACCGGCGAGCGCCTTGGCCTGTTCGGTGTCGAGTTCGGCGAGTTTGCCGAGCATGGCGTCCCGGTAGGCGGCGAACTCCTCACCTTCGGTGTCCAGTGTGGACCGCAGCGTTGTCACGAGGTGTACCCCAATCGTTTCGCGGCCAGACCGGCGAGGATCTCGTTGGTTCCGCCGCCGATGCCGAGAATGCGCATGTCCCGGTAGTGGCGTTCGACCTCGGTCCCGGTCAGGTAACCGAGTCCACCGTGTAACTGGACGGCTTCGTTCGCGACCCACTCGCCCGCTTCGACGGCGGTGTTCTTGGCGAAGCAGGCTTCGGCGACGACCTCGTCCCCCTCGACGTGCCGCTGGGCGATGTGCCGGGTGTAGG comes from the Prauserella marina genome and includes:
- a CDS encoding acyl-CoA dehydrogenase family protein; translated protein: MSFVESEERQALRKAVADLAGKYGHEYYTEKAREGGHTSELWDEAGSLGYLGVSVPEEYGGGGAGIGDLAAVCEEFCAAGTPMLLMVVSPAICATVIARFGTEAQKRHWLPGFAEGSVRMAFAITEPDAGSNSHRITTTARKDGADWILNGRKVFISGVDEADAVLVVGRTADAKTGKLKPVLFIVPTDTPGFEYQQIPMDLVSADKQFGLFLDDVRLPADALVGAEDAAIAQLFAGLNPERIMGASFSVGIARYALAKGVAYAKDRSVFGAPIGSHQGLAHPLAQVKIELELAKLMTQKAAALYDSGDDFGAGEAANMAKYAGAEVAIRAVDQAVQVHGGNGLASEYGLGTLLGAVRVGRIAPVSREMVLNFVAQHSLGLPKSY
- a CDS encoding acetyl/propionyl/methylcrotonyl-CoA carboxylase subunit alpha; translation: MIENVLVANRGEIALRVFRSCRDAGIGTVAVYSDADAASPHVSAADAAVRLPGETPGETYLRADLIVDAARQAGADAVHPGYGFLSENADFARAVGAAGLTWIGPSPEAIETMGSKVESKRLLGEAGVPVLPELDPGQVTESDLPVLVKASSGGGGRGMRVVRELADLPSAVDSASAEAASAFGDPTVFCERYVDHGRHIEVQIMADIHGTVWALGERECSIQRRHQKVIEEAPSPLVGTTMRENLFAAARTAAKAIDYVGAGTVEFLATETGEFFFLEMNTRLQVEHPVTECTTGLDLVDLQLRVAEGEALQGEPPPREGHAIEARLYAEDPAGEWRPQTGTLHRFRIPCDIEFAVPVSRTGIRVDSGVADGFVIGTHYDPMLAKVISWAPSRTAAARALAGALARAQLHGVTTNRDLLVNVVRHPAFLAGDTDTGFFERHGVLATPLADAHAERLCGLAAALAEAAANRREARVLGGLPSGWRNLAAAPQHKTYVTARGTEHDVRYRFTRAGLTVEELTGIELVSAEPGLVVLADGGVRRTFTVGRYPGLVVVDSPLGTVTLTPVPRFTEPGTELAPGSLVAPMPGTVVRLAVTKGDTVKAGAPLLWLEAMKMEHRVAAPADGVVTELPVEAGRQVEQGAVLAVVRARGEFPDEQEAQ
- a CDS encoding acyl-CoA carboxylase subunit beta, yielding MTTLRSTLDTEGEEFAAYRDAMLGKLAELDTEQAKALAGGGEKYVNRHRERGKLLVRERIELLLDEDAPFLELSPLAGWGSDFQVGASVVTGIGVVEGVECMIIGNDPTVRGGASNPWTTRKVFRASDIAMENRLPVINLVESGGADLPTQKEIFIPGGRLFRDLTKLSAAGIPTIALVFGNSTAGGAYVPGMSDYVVMIEEQSKVFLGGPPLVKMATGEESDDESLGGASMHARTSGLADYLAVDERDAIRLGRRIVHRLNRRKHGPAPGSVTEPRYDEEELLGIVPEGLKVPFDPRDVLARVVDGSEFDEFKPLYGNSLVTGWARVHGYPVGVLANAQGVLFSEESHKAAQFIQLANQTDTPLLFLHNTTGYMVGKDYEQGGIIKHGAMMINAVSNSKVPHISLLIGASYGAGHYGMCGRAYDPRFLFAWPSAKSAVMGPQQLAGVLSIVMRAAAESRGQTYDEDGDAAMKAAVEAQVEAESLPMFLSGRLYDDGVIDPRDTRTVLGLCLSVIHTNPVRGARFDGTGFGVFRM